The genomic segment GGAATTCGTGCTGGCGGTCAAGGAGCCTCAGGCGCTCGAACGATTTATGCAGCGGAGATTAGGAACGCGCGACCAGAAGGAAATCAAGACGGGGATCCGGGAAGCGATCGTCTTGCTGAACGGGGAGCTGCCGGACGGCGAAGCGGGCGGCCCGGACGCCGTCGCCGGCGAAGGCAGGAAACGAAGGCTGGTCAAGATAGCGGTGAAGCTTGGCGATTATTTATGGCGAAACGGCTCGCTTCATCTGGATGGCTTCATGCGGTTCCGTATGCGCGAGCATGCCGAAGAACTGAAGGAAGCGGCCGAAACTGCGGTGGAAGAAATGCTGATGGACCGGCAGTACCAGGAGTTCATGCGCCTGCTTCAATCGATGGTGAAGGGGCAGGAGACGGGACTGCCGGCAATCCACGTATTGCACGGCGGAGGACAAGGACCGACGCTGCTCGACGAGAAAATGCGTCCTTTGCAGGACGAACCGGTTACCGAACCGATCCTGCAGGCGGCATCCGATCAGCAGGACCGCGAGAGCTTGCTGGTCACTCGGCTGCTCGCGGCGAGCCCGAGAAGACTTTATATCCATACGGACGAACCGGATGCGCAGGTCGTGCGGACGCTGATGGGCATTTTTGGCGAGAGAGCCGCCATTTGCGACCATCCTGTGCCGCGCTGAAGCGGGCGCATGAAAAACCCATGCACAGGAGGCCGGAAGCTCCGAATCGAGTCCTATGTCCGCTTGACGCATGCGGCCGGCAGCGGGTATAATTCATCGTATCGGCTGTGAGAAAGACAGCGGCGCTGCAACGGACGGCCCAGAGAGAGGAACCTTGGCTGCAAGTTCCTTCCGGCAACGGCAAGCGTCGACCCCTTTCGAGCTGCAGCTCCGAACGCAAGCGGCATTCTGCACGGTTCGCAAGCAAGCGAACGGGCAGCGAGGCGCGCATCGCCACTAAGGGCTGCCGGGTCATGACCGTTACTCATGCCTAGAGAATCGTCCGTACGCCGTCTTGAGCGGCAGGCGCGACGGTTGAACGAGGGTGGAACCACGGACGCCATTAGACAGGCGCTCGTCCCTTACCGGGGACGGGCGCTTTTTTGCGTTGATTTGTCCCCAATAATAAATTCAACGCTGCCAAGGAGGCCAACGCAATGACTGTACAGATCAAATTGCCGGACGGAGCGGTCCGCGAATACGAGGACGGCTCCAACATCGCCGACGTCGCCGGTTCGATCAGCCCGGGACTGAAGAAAAACGCCGTAGCCGGCAAGCTGGACGGCAAAGTCGTCGACCTGAACGCCGAGCTGACGCCGGACGCCAAGGTCGAAATCGTGACGCTCGATTCCGCCGACGGCGTCGAAGTGATGCGCCACAGTACCGCTCACCTTATGGCGCAGGCGATCAAGCGCATTTACGGCGATACGGCCGTGAAGCTGGGCATCGGCCCGGTAATCGAGGACGGCTTTTACTACGATATCGACATGGAGCAGTCGATCACCCCCGACGACCTGGCGAAGATCGAAGCCGAGATGGAGAAAATCGTCAAGGAGGACCTGCCAATCGTGCGGCGCGTCGTCAGCCGCGAAGAAGCGCTTCGGATCTATACCGAGCTCGGCGATCCGCTCAAGCTGGATCTGATCAACGGGCTTCCCGAAAGCGCTGAGATCACCATCTACGACCAAGGCGAATTTTTCGATCTGTGCCGCGGGCCTCACCTGCCGTCGACCGGCCGCATCAAGTCGTTTAAGCTGCTCAGCGTGGCCGGCGCTTACTGGCGCGGAGACAGCAAGAACAAGATGCTGCAGCGCATTTACGGCACCGCCTTCGCGAAGAAGGCGCAGCTCGACGAGCATCTCCATTTCCTTGAGGAGGCCAAGAAGCGCGATCACCGCAAACTCGGCAAGGAGCTCGGCATGTTCACCTTCTCCCGCGAGGTCGGCCAGGGTCTGCCACTGTGGCTGCCGAACGGCGCTAAGGTGCGCCAGATGCTCGAACGCTACATCGTCGATCTCGAGGAGAAGCTCGGCTATCAGCATGTTTATACGCCCGTTCTCGCCAACGTCGACTTGTACAAGATCTCGGGGCACTGGGAGCACTACCAGGAGGACATGTTCCCGCCGATGCAGCTGGACAATGAGGAGCTTGTCCTTCGTCCGATGAACTGCCCGCATCACATGATGGTGTACAAGAGCGAGATGCGCAGCTACCGCGATCTGCCGATCCGGATTGCCGAGCTCGGCACGATGCACCGCTACGAGATGTCGGGGGCGTTGACCGGCCTGCACCGCGTGCGTGCGATGACGCTCAACGACTCGCATATCTTCTGCCGTCTCGACCAGATCAAGGAAGAGTTCAAGCGCGTCGTACAGCTGATCCAGCGCGTGTACGAGGACTTCGGACTCAAGGAATACCGCTTCCGCCTGTCCTACCGCGATCCGGCGGACAAGGAGAAGTACTGGCCGGACGACAATATGTGGGAAACGACGCAGCGCATGCTGCGCGAGGTTGTGGACGAGCTCGGGCTCCCGTACTTCGAGGCGGAAGGCGAGGCGGCGTTCTACGGACCGAAGCTGGACGTACAGGTAAAAACGGCGCTCGGCAAGGAAGAGACGCTCTCGACCGCCCAGATCGACGTGCTCCTGCCCGAGCGCTTCGAGCTTGAGTATGTCGGCGACGACGGCAAAAAGCATCGTCCGGTCGTCATCCACCGCGGCATCATCAGCACGATGGAGCGTATGACTGCGTTCTTGCTGGAGAACTTTGCCGGCGCGCTGCCGGTATGGCTGTGCCCGGTGCAGGCCAAGATCCTGCCGGTCAGCCAGGCGTTCGAGGCCTATGCGCGCGAGCTCGAGGACAAGCTTCGCGAATCCGGCGTTCGCGTCGTGGCGGATCTTCGCAACGAGAAGCTGGGCTACAAAATTCGCGAGGCGCAGCTCGAGAAGGTTCCTTATATGCTCGTCGTAGGCGAGAACGAGTCCGCAGCCGGTACCGTATCCGTACGCCGCCGCGGCGAAGGCGATATCGGCGCCGAGCC from the Cohnella hashimotonis genome contains:
- the thrS gene encoding threonine--tRNA ligase — protein: MTVQIKLPDGAVREYEDGSNIADVAGSISPGLKKNAVAGKLDGKVVDLNAELTPDAKVEIVTLDSADGVEVMRHSTAHLMAQAIKRIYGDTAVKLGIGPVIEDGFYYDIDMEQSITPDDLAKIEAEMEKIVKEDLPIVRRVVSREEALRIYTELGDPLKLDLINGLPESAEITIYDQGEFFDLCRGPHLPSTGRIKSFKLLSVAGAYWRGDSKNKMLQRIYGTAFAKKAQLDEHLHFLEEAKKRDHRKLGKELGMFTFSREVGQGLPLWLPNGAKVRQMLERYIVDLEEKLGYQHVYTPVLANVDLYKISGHWEHYQEDMFPPMQLDNEELVLRPMNCPHHMMVYKSEMRSYRDLPIRIAELGTMHRYEMSGALTGLHRVRAMTLNDSHIFCRLDQIKEEFKRVVQLIQRVYEDFGLKEYRFRLSYRDPADKEKYWPDDNMWETTQRMLREVVDELGLPYFEAEGEAAFYGPKLDVQVKTALGKEETLSTAQIDVLLPERFELEYVGDDGKKHRPVVIHRGIISTMERMTAFLLENFAGALPVWLCPVQAKILPVSQAFEAYARELEDKLRESGVRVVADLRNEKLGYKIREAQLEKVPYMLVVGENESAAGTVSVRRRGEGDIGAEPIDAFIARIRGDIDSKRTD
- a CDS encoding putative sporulation protein YtxC; this translates as MRSRLQRMMNDAFEGLADSAGQGPWRLAERGDAIVCGLDISAGQREFCDKIGMVLAEFVLAVKEPQALERFMQRRLGTRDQKEIKTGIREAIVLLNGELPDGEAGGPDAVAGEGRKRRLVKIAVKLGDYLWRNGSLHLDGFMRFRMREHAEELKEAAETAVEEMLMDRQYQEFMRLLQSMVKGQETGLPAIHVLHGGGQGPTLLDEKMRPLQDEPVTEPILQAASDQQDRESLLVTRLLAASPRRLYIHTDEPDAQVVRTLMGIFGERAAICDHPVPR